From a single Myxocyprinus asiaticus isolate MX2 ecotype Aquarium Trade chromosome 47, UBuf_Myxa_2, whole genome shotgun sequence genomic region:
- the LOC127436570 gene encoding probable polypeptide N-acetylgalactosaminyltransferase 8 — protein sequence MMRVSRVKSLFPVLAVTVVFLYVSSVKWKIQTQEKQFYQVQQNFSIHSALLLNRLEKLEAHVHVIEGRSFKLKGEKKPSEKLFPNSQLFSKWTVELSKEDQRKAEDLFQKYRYNAFLSDQIPLDSDLPETRDYRCVSAVYVNAQYFNTCLYLIYLDEALSVIQRAICSIINRTPAHLLKEIILVDDHSRNGLFFSKFSQHILLGDYCMEYC from the exons ATGATGAGAGTAAGCCGTGTGAAGAGTCTGTTTCCAGTCTTGGCTGTCACTGTAGTGTTTCTCTATGTGAGCTCTGTCAAGTGGAAAATCCAAACCCAAGAGAAACAGTTTTACCAGGTCCAGCAGAACTTCTCGATACACAGCGCACTTCTCCTCAACAGGCTGGAGAAACTGGAGGCTCATGTACATGTGATAG AAGGAAGAAGCTTCAAATTGAAAGGTGAGAAGAAGCCATCAGAGAAGCTGTTCCCAAACTCACAACTCTTCAGCAAATGGACTGTGGAGCTTTCCAAGGAAGACCAGAGAAAAGCTGAAGATCTCTTTcagaaatacagatataatgcctTCCTCAGTGACCAAATCCCTCTGGACAGTGATCTGCCGGAGACTAGAGACTACAGGTGTGTCTCGGCGGTTTATGTAAATGCTCAGTATTTCAATACCTGTCT CTATCTGATTTACCTGGATGAGGCTCTGTCTGTCATTCAAAGAGCCATTTGCAGTATCATCAACAGAACTCCAGCCCACCTGCTCAAAGAGATCATATTGGTGGACGACCACAGCAGAAATGGCTTGTTTTTCTCAAAGTTCAGTCAGCATATCCTGCTTGGTGATTATTGTATGGAATACTGCTAA
- the ada2b gene encoding adenosine deaminase 2-A: MKSLFKQISSWPYPLIMLVLLCIRECTPMPDPHQRDLMLKQELSQQEGGRVELTQAEQRLDSLLHQLKVKEMAVSPFPPTKHFFKVRHIIQKSPIFKLLQKMPKGAALHIHSSALVSVDWLVLNATYRPHCYICFTSKGSVRFLFSAHTPFPRWECFPWSRLDKLRASLGDVTAFDNSLMRNLTLFTEDPETAYPTQDAVWERFEETFLALSGLITYAPVFKDYIYQGLKELYEDNIMYLELRVGQSRAYELDGTFHDRAWSLEVYRNITEQFRASHPDFIGSRIILSVHRSLSVSEVKKDIQEAIEMQKQYPDIIAGFDLVGREDTGRSIWYFREALLVPSEIKIKLPFFFHAGETDLHGTEVDRNVLDALLFNTSRIGHGFALVHHPLAKELSRKRGVAVELCPISNQVLKLVLDLRNHPATVLMSDGHPLVVSSDDPTLFGTTGLSYDFYQVFVGIGGLSANLGTLKELAMNSIRYSSLSPQLQDKATMVWQKKWDRFIAENL, from the exons ATGAAGAGTCTCTTCAAGCAAATCTCCAGCTGGCCATATCCTCTGATCATGTTGGTGTTACTGTGTATCAGAGAGTGCACTCCAATGCCAGACCCCCATCAGAGGGACCTAATGCTGAAACAAGAGCTCTCCCAGCAGGAAGGGGGCAGAGTGGAGCTCACACAGGCAGAACAGCGACTAGACTCACTTCTACACCAGCTAAAAGTGAAAGAAATGGCCGTTTCACCGTTCCCCCCCACCAAACACTTCTTTAAAGTGCGGCACATCATCCAAAAAAGTCCCATCTTCAAACTGCTGCAGAAAATGCCCAAAG GTGCCGCCCTGCACATCCACAGCTCCGCCCTGGTGAGTGTGGATTGGCTGGTGCTGAATGCGACATACAGGCCTCATTGTTATATCTGCTTCACATCAAAAGGGTCAGTGCGGTTCCTATTCTCTGCACATACACCCTTCCCGCGTTGGGAATGCTTTCCCTGGAGCCGGTTAGACAAGTTGCGGGCCAGTCTTGGTGATGTCACTGCTTTTGACAACAG TTTAATGCGGAATCTTACACTCTTCACGGAGGATCCAGAGACTGCTTACCCGACACAGGATGCAGTGTGGGAAAGGTTTGAGGAAACTTTTCTTGCTCTCTCTGGGCTGATCACATATGCACCTGTCTTTAAAGACTACATCTACCAGGGTCTGAAGGAACTCTATGAAGACAACATCATGTACCTGGAGCTGAGAGTTGGACAGTCCAGG GCCTATGAACTGGATGGCACTTTCCATGACAGAGCATGGTCTCTAGAAGTCTACAGAAACATCACCGAGCAGTTCAGAGCAAGTCATCCAGACTTTATAGGATCTCGTATAATCTTATCTGTCCACAG GTCTCTTAGTGTGTCTGAAGTGAAGAAGGACATACAAGAGGCCATTGAAATGCAGAAACAATATCCAGATATCATCGCTGGATTTGACCTG GTTGGTCGTGAAGACACTGGAAGATCTATCTGGTATTTTCGAGAAGCTTTATTAGTCCCTTCAGAAATAAAGATAAAACTTCCTTTCTTTTTCCATGCTGGAGAGACAG ATTTACATGGTACAGAGGTGGACAGGAATGTTTTAGATGCTCTGCTGTTTAACACCAGTCGTATCGGACATGGTTTTGCACTGGTACACCATCCTCTGGCTAAGGAACTCTCCAGGAAAAGAGGAGTGGCAGTGGAGTTGTGCCCCATTTCTAATCAG GTTTTAAAACTGGTCTTGGACCTGCGAAACCACCCTGCCACAGTGCTTATGTCAGATGGCCATCCTCTAGTAGTGAGTTCTGATGATCCAACCTTGTTCGGGACCACAGGACTCTCATATGACTTCTATCAGGTTTTTGTGGGTATTGGAGGATTGAGTGCTAATCTGGGCACTCTGAAGGAGCTTGCAATGAATTCAATCAG GTACAGTTCCTTGTCGCCACAGCTACAGGATAAAGCTACAATGGTATGGCAGAAAAAGTGGGACCGATTCATTGCAGAGAACTTATAA
- the atp6v1e1b gene encoding V-type proton ATPase subunit E 1 has translation MALSDADVQKQIKHMMAFIEQEANEKAEEIDAKAEEEFNIEKGRLVQTQRLKIMEYYEKKEKQIEQQKKIQMSNLMNQSRLKVLKARDDMISDLLNDARQRLANVARDPSRYSALMDGLILQGFYQLLETKVNIRCRKQDVGIVQAAVQKNIPIYKASVKDNIEVRIDQNNFLSPEVSGGIEMYNADGKIKVSNTLESRLDLMAQQMMPEIRVALFGANQNRKFMD, from the exons ATGGCGCTCAGCGATGCCGACGTCCAGAAACAG ATCAAGCACATGATGGCTTTCATTGAGCAGGAGGCCAATGAAAAAGCAGAGGAGATTGATGCAAAG GCAGAAGAGGAGTTCAACATTGAGAAAGGTCGGCTGGTTCAGACCCAGCGTTTGAAGATTATGGAGTATTATGAGAAGAAGGAGAAACAGATCGAACagcagaagaaaat TCAAATGTCCAATCTAATGAACCAATCCAGATTGAAGGTCCTGAAGGCCCGTGATGACATGATTTCA GATTTGCTAAATGATGCACGTCAGCGACTAGCTAATGTAGCCAGAGACCCATCCAGATACTCCGCTCTAATGGACGGGCTTATCCTGCAG GGGTTTTACCAGCTCCTGGAAACAAAAGTGAACATCCGTTGCCGCAAACAGGACGTGGGTATTGTACAG GCTGCTGTGCAGAAAAACATCCCAATCTACAAAGCATCAGTGAAGGACAATATTGAAGTGCGCATTGACCAGAATAACTTCCTCTCTCCAGAAGT CTCTGGAGGTATTGAGATGTATAATGCTGATGGGAAGATCAAGGTGTCCAACACTCTGGAGAGCAGACTGGACCTCATGGCACAACAG aTGATGCCTGAAATCCGAGTTGCCCTTTTCGGTGCGAACCAGAACCGAAAGTTCATGGACTGA
- the LOC127436412 gene encoding bcl-2-like protein 13: MEPEVRSLETSEMVLVAEDQSENHSSSSDIIHLEAELHERVESDEEEEADLQSSVLSMLVSDRELAEMRAEMDVMPSAEHDLRPPETVELLMSVEEPRVEEIEMEESSSQPIFPHTTLLHEPSDFTLASIPIPEIIARVLDHPPSPQELPQTHATTFTTSDEVHISESGSANASVSQDHTRSSSQEVVSKAEPEPATSATSPFQLPVLLVGGAALVAVVGVLTYALSRK; encoded by the coding sequence ATGGAGCCTGAGGTTCGAAGTCTAGAAACCAGTGAGATGGTCCTAGTTGCAGAAGACCAAAGTGAGAACCACTCCTCCAGCTCTGACATCATCCACCTAGAGGCAgagcttcatgagagggtggagtcagatgaagaggaggaggcagATCTTCAAAGCAGCGTGCTGAGTATGCTTGTCAGTGATAGGGAACTGGCGGAGATGAGGGCAGAGATGGATGTCATGCCTTCTGCAGAACATGATTTGAGGCCTCCAGAGACTGTGGAGCTTCTAATGTCTGTGGAGGAGCCCAGAGTGGAGGAGATCGAGATGGAGGAGTCTTCTTCTCAGCCAATTTTTCCTCACACCACTCTTCTGCATGAGCCATCAGATTTCACCCTCGCCTCCATCCCGATTCCTGAAATTATCGCACGGGTCTTAGATCACCCTCCATCCCCACAAGAACTTCCTCAAACCCATGCAACTACATTTACAACCTCAGATGAAGTTCATATCTCTGAATCAGGGTCTGCTAATGCATCTGTATCTCAAGACCACACAAGATCATCTTCCCAGGAAGTTGTTTCAAAGGCAGAGCCTGAGCCAGCGACCTCTGCCACTTCACCTTTCCAACTCCCTGTGTTGCTCGTTGGTGGTGCCGCCCTGGTGGCAGTAGTGGGAGTACTTACATATGCATTGAGTAGAAAGTAG
- the ccdc167 gene encoding coiled-coil domain-containing protein 167 translates to MSKASTAKKEKMSVASEIDRIEERKLHCKNNLERAEFRQRKEQLSDHDRQALEDEMTIMNERIQKYEDDLQMLRGENRKNMMLSVALLAISALFYYTFIH, encoded by the exons ATGAGTAAAGCAAGTACGGCAAAGAAAGAGAAGATGAGTGTGGCAAGTGAG ATTGACCGCATTGAGGAGCgcaaattacactgtaaaaacaacCTGGAGAGGGCGGAGTTTAGACAGAGAAAAGAGCAACTCTCGGACCACGACAG ACAGGCCCTGGAAGATGAAATGACCATAATGAATGAAAGAATACAGAAATACG aAGACGACTTGCAGATGCTTAGAGGAGAGAACAGGAAGAACATGATGCTGTCCGTTGCTCTGTTAGCCATCAGTGCTCTTTTCTACTACACATTCATACACTAA